From the genome of Aquila chrysaetos chrysaetos chromosome 12, bAquChr1.4, whole genome shotgun sequence, one region includes:
- the FAM163A gene encoding protein FAM163A, giving the protein MTAGTVVITGGILATVILLCIIAVLCYCRLQYYCCKKDDSDEEEEEEEEEEEEEPDLPVHSHLGTCNACNSRMVDGQGSPAAPRSELNQHGAHNYCPTCSPYGSPFYIRTADMVRNGGERVAYAPACYKEMGPPINMATLQSYPVSRHGLLRESFPNPRAISTEV; this is encoded by the exons ATGACAGCGGGAACTGTTGTTATCACCGGGGGAATCCTAGCAACGGTGATCCTACTGTGCATCATCGCCGTGCTCTGCTACTGTAGGCTACAG TACTATTGCTGCAAGAAAGATGACTCcgatgaggaagaggaggaggaggaggaggaagaagaggaagagccCGATCTTCCCGTGCACTCGCACCTCGGCACGTGCAACGCCTGCAACTCCCGCATGGTGGATGGCCAGGGCagccccgcggccccccgcAGCGAGCTCAACCAGCACGGGGCTCACAACTACTGCCCGACCTGCTCCCCCTACGGCTCCCCCTTTTACATCCGGACTGCCGACATGGTGCGCAACGGGGGCGAGAGGGTCGCCTACGCCCCCGCGTGCTACAAGGAGATGGGGCCGCCCATCAACATGGCCACCCTGCAAAGCTACCCGGTGAGCCGCCACGGCCTCCTCCGCGAGAGCTTCCCGAACCCGCGGGCTATCAGCACGGAGGTGTAG
- the LOC115349443 gene encoding ADAMTS-like protein 2 isoform X5, which produces MARAQDGTSCKDRTYQGVCINGKCEPVGCDGSLYSPRTMDRCRVCGGDGSTCHRVSGSFRKAISQIGYVFITNIPAGATDILIIERRKTENILALADESGHFFFNGNSAIDNPQNFRVAGTIFKYRRPSSLNSDGLEYIIAHGPTNQSLNAMYYNFNGKMPHITYDYTVPRTPPLQTAAPAVDRPLYHHLPETSQNHPIPANSRAAQDFNATWLSLSPHDTSEQLPLREGHEDLGFGHPHFFQTNSTSQTQDWGWEQGEEKEKYDFQIRQVYHANTREEEEEEAAAVGETELALRFNQISISTAVPYSMRRSELSENSRIAPSRLRLFRRLCHRDPHNTAFCRELQHLAARLAPRNSTAGLWTETAARWPQGLHKAPAHKNSLEDLKVETFAGSQGEAANYSMMASVESPLLGASPTVDISQAEPLQAPGTESNEFDVSPMGHDDISLADMYRWKVSAYAPCSSTCTSAGISTSYAMCVRYDGVEVDETYCDALMRPEPTHEFCTGRDCQPRWETSRWSECSRTCGEGYQYRTVRCWKMLAPGFDSSVYDDLCESAGLARPMERKACKNKACGPQWELSEWSECSARCGSQGTMKREVRCSVEAPLCDESQKPSSEKVCTGPPCDRRWTASDWGPCSGSCGEGRMSRFIACRNLEGKVISNSQCDPATKPLAVHPCGDKNCPAHWVEQEWDQCDASCGRGMKTRVILCAGLENGVYKEYPEKRCEASQKPEEQAACFRRPCSTWFTTSWSQCSKTCGAGVRLREVKCYQGETLAHGCDTTSKPEARQTCQLQPCPTEAPEEDCEDKATANCVLVLKVKLCSHWYYRKACCRSCRLKSP; this is translated from the exons ATGGCCCGAGCACAGGATGGTACCTCCTGCAAGGACAGGACCTATCAAGGGGTCTGCATCAATGGGAAGTGTGAG ccAGTTGGGTGCGATGGGAGCCTGTACTCACCCCGGACGATGGACAGATGCAGGGTGTGTGGAGGGGACGGCAGCACTTGCCACCGTGTCTCGGGCAGCTTCCGAAAGGCAATCTCACAGATAG GTTATGTGTTCATCACCAACATCCCTGCTGGTGCCACGGACATCCTCATCATTGAGcgcaggaaaacagaaaacatcctAG CACTTGCAGATGAATCCGGGCATTTCTTCTTCAACGGCAACTCTGCCATTGACAACCCCCAGAACTTCAGGGTGGCTGGCACAATCTTCAAGTACCGGAGGCCCTCGAGCCTGAACTCGGATGGGCTGGAGTATATCATAGCTCATGGGCCCACTAACCAGTCTCTGAATGCCATG TACTATAACTTTAATGGGAAAATGCCACACATAACTTACGACTACACTGTACCACGGACACCACCTCTCCAAACTGCAGCCCCTGCTGTAGACAGACCTCTGTATCATCACCTACCAGAGACCAGCCAGAACCATCCCATTCCAGCCAACTCCAGAGCTGCCCAGGACTTCAATGCCACGTGGCTCTCCCTGTCGCCACATGACACCAGTGAACAGCTTCCTCTAAGAGAAGGGCATGAAGATTTAGGCTTTGGCCACCCACACTTCTTCCAAACCAACTCCACCAGTCAGACTCAGGACTGGGGCTGGGAACAAGGTGAAGAGAAGGAGAAGTATGACTTCCAGATAAGACAGGTCTACCACGCAAACacaagagaggaagaggaggaggaagcagcagcagttggaGAAACAGAGTTGG ctctcaGGTTCAATCAAATTTCCATCAGCACAGCTGTACCCTACAGCATGAGGAGATCCGAGCTCTCAGAGAACAGCCGCATAGCACCCTCCAGGCTTCGTCTCTTCAGGCGACTGTGTCACCGAGACCCGCACAACACTGCCTTCTGTAGGGAGTTGCAgcacctggcagccaggctGGCCCCAAGGAACTCCACAGCAGGGCTATGGACCGAGACAGCTGCCCGGTGGCCACAGGGCCTCCACAAAGCGCCAGCCCATAAGAACTCACTGGAGGACTTGAAGGTGGAGACATTTGCTGGGAGTCAGGGGGAAGCGGCCAACTACAGCATGATGGCATCTGTGGAGAGCCCTCTGCTAGGTGCCAGCCCAACCGTGGACATCAGCCAGGCAGAGCCTCTGCAAGCCCCTGGCACTGAAAG CAATGAGTTTGATGTGAGCCCCATGGGCCATGATGACATCAGCTTGGCTGACATGTATCGGTGGAAAGTCTCAGCTTATGCCCCCTGCAGCTCCACGTGCACTTCAG CAGGTATCAGCACTTCATATGCTATGTGTGTCCGGTACGACGGAGTGGAAGTGGATGAAACATACTGCGATGCCCTAATGCGACCAGAACCTACTCACGAATTTTGCACAGGGAGAGATTGCCAGCCTAG GTGGGAGACCAGCCGGTGGAGTGAATGCTCCAGGACCTGTGGTGAGGGCTATCAGTACCGCACTGTGCGCTGCTGGAAGATGCTGGCTCCAGGCTTTGACAGCTCTGTTTATGATGACCTCTGTGAGTCAGCTGGGCTGGCCAGGCCCATGGAGAGGAAAGCCTGCAAGAACAAGGCCTGTGGGCCCCAGTGGGAGCTCTCCGAGTGGTCCGAG TGTTCGGCCCGGTGCGGCTCGCAGGGGACAATGAAGCGGGAGGTGCGCTGCTCGGTGGAAGCACCCCTCTGTGACGAGTCCCAGAAGCCCAGCAGCGAGAAGGTGTGCACAGGCCCACCCTGCGACCGCCGCTGGACCGCTTCGGATTGGGGCCCG TGCTCAGGTTCGTGTGGTGAGGGACGCATGAGCCGCTTCATCGCATGTCGCAACCTGGAGGGCAAGGTGATCTCCAACTCGCAGTGTGACCCAGCCACCAAGCCCCTGGCTGTCCATCCGTGTGGAGACAAGAACTGCCCCGCACACTGGGTGGAGCAGGAGTGGGACCAG TGCGATGCCAGCTGTGGGCGAGGGATGAAGACCCGGGTCATCTTGTGTGCAGGCCTGGAGAATGGTGTGTACAAGGAGTACCCTGAGAAGCGCTGTGAAGCCTCTCAGAAACCTGAGGAACAAGCTGCCTGTTTCAGGAGGCCATGTTCAACGTGGTTCACTACCTCCTGGTCTCAG TGCAGCAAGACATGTGGTGCTGGTGTGCGACTCCGTGAGGTGAAGTGTTACCAGGGGGAAACGCTGGCTCACGGCTGTGACACCACTTCCAAACCAGAAGCCAGGCAGACATGCCAACTCCAGCCGTGTCCCACAGAGGCACCAG AAGAAGACTGTGAAGACAAAGCGACGGCCAACTGTGTGCTGGTGCTGAAGGTGAAGCTGTGTTCTCACTGGTACTACAGAAAGGCTTGCTGCCGGTCATGTCGGCTCAAGTCACCCTGA
- the LOC115349443 gene encoding ADAMTS-like protein 2 isoform X3, whose product MAAAPRRRRRRLRFFLLLFLLLLLSAAAPLGAKDSSEAADGAGPWDEEVTKWWGEWSSWSTCSRSCGGGVMSRERHCLRQRLQMPQGTNSTMCAGQAKHYQLCQQQPCPANTASFKQQQCSSFNAKAFGKRYYHWMPLYPDDYTSISNKPCDLQCTTRSGERQLMARAQDGTSCKDRTYQGVCINGKCEPVGCDGSLYSPRTMDRCRVCGGDGSTCHRVSGSFRKAISQIGYVFITNIPAGATDILIIERRKTENILALADESGHFFFNGNSAIDNPQNFRVAGTIFKYRRPSSLNSDGLEYIIAHGPTNQSLNAMYYNFNGKMPHITYDYTVPRTPPLQTAAPAVDRPLYHHLPETSQNHPIPANSRAAQDFNATWLSLSPHDTSEQLPLREGHEDLGFGHPHFFQTNSTSQTQDWGWEQGEEKEKYDFQIRQVYHANTREEEEEEAAAVGETELALRFNQISISTAVPYSMRRSELSENSRIAPSRLRLFRRLCHRDPHNTAFCRELQHLAARLAPRNSTAGLWTETAARWPQGLHKAPAHKNSLEDLKVETFAGSQGEAANYSMMASVESPLLGASPTVDISQAEPLQAPGTESNEFDVSPMGHDDISLADMYRWKVSAYAPCSSTCTSAGISTSYAMCVRYDGVEVDETYCDALMRPEPTHEFCTGRDCQPRWETSRWSECSRTCGEGYQYRTVRCWKMLAPGFDSSVYDDLCESAGLARPMERKACKNKACGPQWELSEWSECSARCGSQGTMKREVRCSVEAPLCDESQKPSSEKVCTGPPCDRRWTASDWGPCSGSCGEGRMSRFIACRNLEGKVISNSQCDPATKPLAVHPCGDKNCPAHWVEQEWDQCDASCGRGMKTRVILCAGLENGVYKEYPEKRCEASQKPEEQAACFRRPCSTWFTTSWSQCSKTCGAGVRLREVKCYQGETLAHGCDTTSKPEARQTCQLQPCPTEAPEEDCEDKATANCVLVLKVKLCSHWYYRKACCRSCRLKSP is encoded by the exons gCTTCAGATGCCCCAGGGAACAAACAGCACCATGTGCGCTGGTCAGGCCAAGCACTACCAACTGTGCCAGCAGCAG CCCTGCCCAGCCAACACAGCAAGcttcaaacagcagcagtgctccAGTTTCAATGCCAAAGCCTTTGGGAAGCGCTACTACCACTGGATGCCCCTCTATCCAG ATGACTACACCAGTATCTCCAACAAGCCATGTGACCTCCAATGCACCACCCGGAGTGGAGAGAGGCAGCTGATGGCCCGAGCACAGGATGGTACCTCCTGCAAGGACAGGACCTATCAAGGGGTCTGCATCAATGGGAAGTGTGAG ccAGTTGGGTGCGATGGGAGCCTGTACTCACCCCGGACGATGGACAGATGCAGGGTGTGTGGAGGGGACGGCAGCACTTGCCACCGTGTCTCGGGCAGCTTCCGAAAGGCAATCTCACAGATAG GTTATGTGTTCATCACCAACATCCCTGCTGGTGCCACGGACATCCTCATCATTGAGcgcaggaaaacagaaaacatcctAG CACTTGCAGATGAATCCGGGCATTTCTTCTTCAACGGCAACTCTGCCATTGACAACCCCCAGAACTTCAGGGTGGCTGGCACAATCTTCAAGTACCGGAGGCCCTCGAGCCTGAACTCGGATGGGCTGGAGTATATCATAGCTCATGGGCCCACTAACCAGTCTCTGAATGCCATG TACTATAACTTTAATGGGAAAATGCCACACATAACTTACGACTACACTGTACCACGGACACCACCTCTCCAAACTGCAGCCCCTGCTGTAGACAGACCTCTGTATCATCACCTACCAGAGACCAGCCAGAACCATCCCATTCCAGCCAACTCCAGAGCTGCCCAGGACTTCAATGCCACGTGGCTCTCCCTGTCGCCACATGACACCAGTGAACAGCTTCCTCTAAGAGAAGGGCATGAAGATTTAGGCTTTGGCCACCCACACTTCTTCCAAACCAACTCCACCAGTCAGACTCAGGACTGGGGCTGGGAACAAGGTGAAGAGAAGGAGAAGTATGACTTCCAGATAAGACAGGTCTACCACGCAAACacaagagaggaagaggaggaggaagcagcagcagttggaGAAACAGAGTTGG ctctcaGGTTCAATCAAATTTCCATCAGCACAGCTGTACCCTACAGCATGAGGAGATCCGAGCTCTCAGAGAACAGCCGCATAGCACCCTCCAGGCTTCGTCTCTTCAGGCGACTGTGTCACCGAGACCCGCACAACACTGCCTTCTGTAGGGAGTTGCAgcacctggcagccaggctGGCCCCAAGGAACTCCACAGCAGGGCTATGGACCGAGACAGCTGCCCGGTGGCCACAGGGCCTCCACAAAGCGCCAGCCCATAAGAACTCACTGGAGGACTTGAAGGTGGAGACATTTGCTGGGAGTCAGGGGGAAGCGGCCAACTACAGCATGATGGCATCTGTGGAGAGCCCTCTGCTAGGTGCCAGCCCAACCGTGGACATCAGCCAGGCAGAGCCTCTGCAAGCCCCTGGCACTGAAAG CAATGAGTTTGATGTGAGCCCCATGGGCCATGATGACATCAGCTTGGCTGACATGTATCGGTGGAAAGTCTCAGCTTATGCCCCCTGCAGCTCCACGTGCACTTCAG CAGGTATCAGCACTTCATATGCTATGTGTGTCCGGTACGACGGAGTGGAAGTGGATGAAACATACTGCGATGCCCTAATGCGACCAGAACCTACTCACGAATTTTGCACAGGGAGAGATTGCCAGCCTAG GTGGGAGACCAGCCGGTGGAGTGAATGCTCCAGGACCTGTGGTGAGGGCTATCAGTACCGCACTGTGCGCTGCTGGAAGATGCTGGCTCCAGGCTTTGACAGCTCTGTTTATGATGACCTCTGTGAGTCAGCTGGGCTGGCCAGGCCCATGGAGAGGAAAGCCTGCAAGAACAAGGCCTGTGGGCCCCAGTGGGAGCTCTCCGAGTGGTCCGAG TGTTCGGCCCGGTGCGGCTCGCAGGGGACAATGAAGCGGGAGGTGCGCTGCTCGGTGGAAGCACCCCTCTGTGACGAGTCCCAGAAGCCCAGCAGCGAGAAGGTGTGCACAGGCCCACCCTGCGACCGCCGCTGGACCGCTTCGGATTGGGGCCCG TGCTCAGGTTCGTGTGGTGAGGGACGCATGAGCCGCTTCATCGCATGTCGCAACCTGGAGGGCAAGGTGATCTCCAACTCGCAGTGTGACCCAGCCACCAAGCCCCTGGCTGTCCATCCGTGTGGAGACAAGAACTGCCCCGCACACTGGGTGGAGCAGGAGTGGGACCAG TGCGATGCCAGCTGTGGGCGAGGGATGAAGACCCGGGTCATCTTGTGTGCAGGCCTGGAGAATGGTGTGTACAAGGAGTACCCTGAGAAGCGCTGTGAAGCCTCTCAGAAACCTGAGGAACAAGCTGCCTGTTTCAGGAGGCCATGTTCAACGTGGTTCACTACCTCCTGGTCTCAG TGCAGCAAGACATGTGGTGCTGGTGTGCGACTCCGTGAGGTGAAGTGTTACCAGGGGGAAACGCTGGCTCACGGCTGTGACACCACTTCCAAACCAGAAGCCAGGCAGACATGCCAACTCCAGCCGTGTCCCACAGAGGCACCAG AAGAAGACTGTGAAGACAAAGCGACGGCCAACTGTGTGCTGGTGCTGAAGGTGAAGCTGTGTTCTCACTGGTACTACAGAAAGGCTTGCTGCCGGTCATGTCGGCTCAAGTCACCCTGA